One part of the Halostagnicola larsenii XH-48 genome encodes these proteins:
- a CDS encoding ABC transporter ATP-binding protein has product MARVTLQDITKRYEDVVAVDEMNLEIEDGEFVCLVGPSGCGKSTTMESIAGLTTPTDGTIRIGDSDVTTLPPKDRGVAMVFQNIALFPHMDVYDNISFGLRLRDFDTDEIDERVERATDIVQLEGMLGRMPEEMSGGQRQRVAIARAIVRDPAVFLMDEPLANLDAKLRVHMRTELQRLHQELDTTIIYVTHDQAEAMTMSDRIAVINGGRLQQIDPPLVCYNEPANLFVAGFIGSPSMNFLEGRVTQTGLETEPFDLDFEPTNLSGVIQGDSVTVGIRPEDVSLERGRQATATQSAPIEATTDVLEPMGDEIFVYLDLEGSDPDSVDGGGMGGAANQLLVSVEPDLEIAANEAVTVTLDRSKVHLFDGESGEALTHGLEELPGERREQKQHQPAGEADE; this is encoded by the coding sequence GATGGAGAGTTCGTCTGTCTCGTCGGCCCCTCGGGCTGTGGCAAGTCGACGACGATGGAATCGATCGCCGGATTGACCACGCCGACCGACGGAACGATTCGGATCGGCGACTCGGACGTCACGACGCTGCCGCCGAAAGACCGTGGGGTCGCGATGGTCTTCCAGAACATCGCCCTGTTCCCCCACATGGACGTCTACGACAACATCTCGTTCGGGCTTCGGCTCCGTGACTTCGACACGGACGAAATCGACGAGCGGGTCGAACGCGCGACCGACATCGTCCAGCTCGAGGGCATGCTCGGTCGGATGCCCGAGGAGATGTCGGGCGGCCAGCGCCAGCGCGTCGCGATCGCCCGGGCGATCGTTCGGGATCCGGCCGTCTTCCTCATGGACGAACCGCTCGCGAACTTAGACGCGAAGCTGCGCGTCCACATGCGAACCGAACTCCAGCGCCTACACCAGGAACTGGATACGACGATCATCTACGTGACTCACGATCAGGCCGAGGCGATGACGATGTCGGATCGGATCGCCGTCATCAACGGCGGCAGGCTCCAACAGATCGACCCGCCGCTCGTCTGTTACAACGAACCAGCGAACCTGTTCGTCGCCGGATTCATCGGCTCGCCGTCGATGAACTTCCTCGAGGGGCGAGTGACTCAAACCGGGCTCGAGACCGAGCCGTTCGACCTCGATTTCGAACCAACGAACCTCTCCGGCGTGATCCAGGGCGACAGTGTCACGGTGGGAATCAGGCCCGAAGACGTCTCGCTCGAGCGCGGTCGGCAGGCAACCGCGACGCAGTCGGCTCCAATCGAGGCGACGACGGACGTCTTAGAGCCGATGGGCGACGAAATCTTCGTCTACCTCGACCTCGAGGGAAGCGACCCTGATTCGGTAGACGGTGGCGGGATGGGCGGGGCGGCGAATCAGCTCCTGGTGAGCGTCGAACCGGATCTCGAAATCGCCGCGAACGAAGCGGTCACCGTCACGCTCGATCGGTCGAAGGTACACCTGTTCGACGGCGAATCCGGCGAAGCCCTCACGCACGGACTCGAGGAGCTTCCGGGAGAACGCCGCGAACAAAAACAGCACCAGCCGGCGGGTGAGGCAGATGAGTAG